In one window of Syngnathus typhle isolate RoL2023-S1 ecotype Sweden linkage group LG7, RoL_Styp_1.0, whole genome shotgun sequence DNA:
- the n4bp1 gene encoding NEDD4-binding protein 1, producing MSTTRPLLGRNRVTELACVEQPTSRLHASAARQQQQQDVPKVDEFTVLENKEDELKCAQSRVEYVFKVTFTIIGLLDHTGQDHGSTAARQIWLQLRGNTDDVSKAKEYVRGLCDPELQEEERYPVDMHCIFAGARGLFLERLIRDTSAEVLVTEPGRLHLLGRAEPVVMAQSRVQQFVALFQEKRSLLSDREQAVKRAFKSFVEERDDNYTMELLLLPSALKEELLRLAHSPTSSHATSLALLNQNLHPSMVELDQDRSQSSTPVTELSNRILDTSFEDRGTRTMLFGDSAGKAGGGICLGPEAILMNGTRPSHKRRSSESETRDTKRQYSLERRDESPERSRDRERHRDREGHGASGGYRSKKASASCTISSSSSSSAKANTVAGPIMLNPCEGITEESEAVSPETNFRCLVNFFRTMGYQQDVVERVIKDTGQTEDTFLILEKIVSETKNCEEETKRGVKETKLNNKRSSDLPSSSSTMTSLAVERESERESGRSKENIRPSHHGASSNGLGHRRQCSGSEASTQQAITIKRSSSAQGSAGNYEVITISDDDDVVATNSKTADTRTSRVTMVHADTQTGSRMDYLARGGGNVSHRDHLSRDGTRTLGGSVKVENVTALRSAPQWLTASTTSVASTANSAPTYSAYQTLGHMGCHGGGARNPPTSNPPAPPVTGLARFHQSLKTPYKLKLQNEPGLPELRHIIIDGSNVAMAHGLNRFFSCRGIALAVETFWRRGHREITVFVPQWRQKRDSLTTEQHFLNQLEDLRLLSFTPSREVCGQRIASHDDRFLLHLAEKTDGVIVTNDNLRDFVNSSDTWRRIIQERLLQFTFVEDHFMIPDDPLGKNGPHLDVFLYKNNRYFPFTPPPLRPPDLRPSTNQQHPVYVQALHSAPWTPAVSPQPPSSHPPHPSAQWPHPGRRRTASPSSSPPPQRSPGETSELRGKLCAIFPDQKQQIDRILSDNPYMRDLNALSGLLLG from the exons ATGTCAACAACGCGGCCCCTTCTCGGTAGGAACCGAGTCACGGAGCTCGCGTGCGTCGAGCAGCCGACCAGCAGGCTCCACGCCTCGGCTgcgaggcagcagcagcaacaagacGTTCCAAAGGTGGATGAGTTTACTGTCCTGGAGAATAAGGAAGACGAGCTGAAATGTGCCCAGTCTCGAGTGGAATACGTTTTCAAAGTGACGTTCACTATTATCGGGTTGTTGGACCACACTGGACAAGACCACGGTAGCACGGCTGCGCGTCAAATTTGGCTACAGCTCAGAGGAAACACTGACGACGTTTCGAAAGCAAAG GAGTATGTGAGGGGGCTGTGTGACCCAGAGCTGCAGGAAGAAGAACGCTATCCAGTGGACATGCACTGTATCTTTGCCGGAGCTCGGGGCCTGTTCCTGGAAAGACTCATACGGGACACGAGTGCTGAGGTTTTGGTTACTGAGCCAGGACGCCTGCACTTGCTGGGCCGTGCTGAGCCTGTGGTGATGGCGCAGAGCAGAGTTCAACAGTTTGTGGCACTTTTCCAG GAAAAGCGAAGTCTACTGAGTGACAGAGAGCAGGCAGTGAAACGAGCGTTTAAGTCCTTTGTGGAGGAACGGGACGATAACTACACCATGGAGCTTCTTCTACTGCCTAGTGCGCTCAAAGAAGAATTACTCAGACTGGCACACAGTCCAACCAGCTCACATGCAACCTCACTG GCTCTCCTGAACCAGAACCTTCATCCaagcatggtggagttggatcAAGATCGCTCACAGAGTAGCACCCCCGTGACGGAGCTGTCAAATCGCATTCTCGATACTAGCTTTGAAGACAGAGGCACACGGACGATGCTGTTTGGCGACAGTGCTGGAAAAGCAGGAGGAGGCATCTGTTTGGGTCCTGAGGCCATCCTGATGAATGGCACCAGGCCTTCACACAAGCGACGCTCTTCAGAGAGTGAAACTCGGGACACTAAGAGGCAGTATTCTCTGGAGCGGAGGGACGAGTCTCCGGAGAGGTCGAGGGACAGGGAGAGACACCGGGACCGTGAAGGCCACGGGGCCAGTGGTGGTTATCGATCCAAAAAAGCGTCTGCTTCATGCacaatctcctcctcctcctcctcctcagctaAAGCAAACACAGTTGCTGGTCCAATCATGCTGAACCCTTGTGAGGGTATCACTGAAGAGAGTGAGGCAGTCAGCCCAGAAACCAATTTTCGTTGTTTGGTCAATTTCTTCAG AACCATGGGTTACCAGCAGGATGTGGTGGAGCGTGTCATCAAGGATACCGGACAAACGGAAGACACCTTCCTCATTCTTGAGAAAATTGTGTCAGAAACGAAGAATTGTgaagaggaaacaaaaagaggagTCAAAGAAACCAAACTGAACAATAAGCGCTCTTCAGACCTTCCCTCGTCCTCCTCGACGATGACATCTCTAGCCGTCGAGAGGGAGAGCGAGCGGGAGTCTGGGAGGTCCAAAGAAAATATTAGGCCCAGCCATCATGGAGCCAGTAGTAATGGACTTGGGCACCGGAGGCAGTGCAGTGGAAGTGAAGCCAGCACTCAACAG GCCATTACTATCAAGAGGAGCTCCAGTGCCCAAGGAAGTGCAGGAAACTATGAGGTCATTACCATTTCCGATGACGATGACGTCGTCGCGACAAACAGCAAAACAGCAGACACTCGGACATCAAGGGTTACGATGGTGCACGCAGACACCCAGACCGGATCCAGAATGGACTACTTGGCACGGGGAGGTGGGAACGTTTCACACAGGGACCACCTATCGAGAGACGGGACTCGGACTTTAGGTGGATCAGTAAAAGTTGAAAATGTGACTGCACTGCGCAGTGCACCCCAGTGGCTGACAGCCAGCACCACTTCTGTGGCTTCCACTGCCAAT TCGGCTCCTACCTACTCTGCCTACCAGACCCTCGGTCACATGGGCTGTCACGGCGGCGGAGCCAGGAATCCCCCCACAAGCAACCCACCGGCGCCCCCTGTGACTGGGCTGGCCCGTTTTCACCAATCATTGAAGACTCCGTATAAACTGAAGCTACAGAATGAACCAGGGCTACCAGAACTGCGCCACATCATCATCGATGGCAGCAATGTGGCTATGGC TCACGGCCTAAATCGGTTCTTCTCCTGTCGAGGGATAGCACTTGCCGTGGAGACATTTTGGAGACGGGGCCACAGAGAGATCACTGTATTTGTTCCTCAGTGGCGCCAGAAGAGAGATTCATTGACAACAG aacaacattttttaaatcaactgGAAGACCTGCGGCTGCTTTCTTTTACCCCCTCCAGAGAGGTCTGTGGCCAAAGGATAGCCTCACATGACGACAG ATTCCTACTCCACTTAGCTGAAAAAACAGACGGCGTGATTGTAACCAATGACAACCTGCGAGACTTTGTCAACTCTTCGGACACTTGGCGCCGGATCATTCAAGAGAG GTTACTGCAATTTACCTTTGTGGAGGACCATTTCATGATCCCTGATGACCCTTTGGGTAAAAACGGACCTCATCTGGATGTTTTCCTTTACAAAAACAACAG GTACTTTCCGTTCACCCCTCCCCCTCTTAGACCCCCGGACCTGCGTCCATCCACCAACCAGCAGCATCCGGTCTACGTGCAGGCCCTTCACTCGGCACCATGGACCCCCGCCGTCTCTCCCCAGCCCCCCTCTTCCCATCCGCCTCACCCCAGTGCGCAGTGGCCCCATCCAGGCCGTCGCCGCACCGCCTCCCCCTCGTCGTCACCCCCTCCTCAGCGGTCGCCGGGGGAGACGTCCGAGCTGAGGGGGAAGCTATGTGCGATTTTCCCGGACCAAAAGCAACAGATTGACCGCATCCTCAGTGACAACCCGTACATGAGAGACTTAAACGCCCTGTCGGGGCTGCTGCTGGGGTAA
- the siah1 gene encoding E3 ubiquitin-protein ligase Siah1: MCVPAANQGNTDYTEPLSTPSQLVRRSTGGEVKDISSEVPTFQEKTKALFGNLMDEEMSRQTATALPTGTSKCPASQRVPTLSGTTASNSDLASLFECPVCFDYVLPPILQCQSGHLVCSNCRPKLTCCPTCRGPLGSIRNLAMEKVANSVLFPCKYASSGCEVTLPHTDKTEHEELCEFRPYSCPCPGASCKWQGSLDAVMPHLMHQHKSITTLQGEDIVFLATDINLPGAVDWVMMQSCFGFHFMLVLEKQEKYDGHQQFFAIVQLIGTRKQAENFAYRLELNGHRRRLTWEATPRSIHEGIATAIMNSDCLVFDTSIAQLFAENGNLGINVTISMC, from the exons ATGTGTGTCCCCGCAGCTAACCAAGGAAACACGGACTACACTGAGCCGCTGTCGACCCCTTCTCAGCTTGTACGTCGTTCTACCGGCGGTGAAGTCAAGGATATTTCTTCCGAG GTCCCCACATTTCAAGAGAAGACGAAAGCCCTATTTGGAAATCTTATGGACGAAG AAATGAGTCGCCAGACTGCCACCGCGCTCCCCACAGGAACATCCAAGTGCCCTGCCTCCCAGCGCGTGCCCACCCTGTCGGGGACCACCGCCTCCAACAGTGACCTAGCCAGCCTGTTTGAGTGCCCCGTGTGTTTTGACTATGTCCTGCCCCCCATCCTTCAGTGCCAGTCGGGACACCTG GTATGCTCCAACTGTCGGCCCAAGCTAACCTGCTGCCCTACCTGTCGAGGGCCGCTGGGCTCCATCAGGAACCTGGCTATGGAGAAGGTGGCCAACTCGGTACTCTTCCCATGCAAATACGCCTCGTCAGGCTGCGAAGTCACGCTGCCGCACACCGACAAGACGGAGCACGAAGAGCTTTGCGAGTTCCGACCGTACTCTTGCCCCTGCCCCGGCGCCTCCTGCAAGTGGCAGGGCTCCCTGGATGCCGTCATGCCTCACTTGATGCACCAGCACAAGTCCATTACCACACTGCAG GGGGAAGACATTGTGTTCTTGGCCACAGACATCAACCTTCCCGGCGCAGTGGACTGGGTGATGATGCAGTCGTGCTTCGGCTTCCACTTCATGTTGGTGCTGGAGAAGCAGGAGAAATATGACGGCCACCAACAATTCTTTGCCATCGTGCAACTCATTGGGACTCGCAAACAAGCGGAGAACTTTGCGTATCGGTTGGAGCTCAACGGCCACCGGCGCCGCCTGACCTGGGAGGCCACGCCACGCTCCATCCACGAGGGCATCGCCACCGCCATTATGAACAGCGACTGTCTGGTGTTCGACACGTCCATCGCGCAGCTCTTCGCCGAAAACGGCAACCTAGGCATCAATGTAACCATCTCCATGTGCTAA
- the LOC133156912 gene encoding dynein light chain roadblock-type 2-like isoform X1: MSQLLLGRAEVEETLQRIEANGSVMGVIVVNADGLPIRSSFESSKASKYADILRRLTAMARSTVRDVDPQDDLIVMRMSTKNQEVMVAQENSYHLILVQRLERSRV, from the exons ATGAGTCAACTGCTTCTCGGTCGG GCTGAAGTTGAGGAAACCCTCCAGAGAATTGAAGCTAATGGAAGTGTAATGGGTGTGATAGTTGTCAATGCAGATG GTCTTCCAATCCGATCGTCGTTTGAAAGCTCCAAGGCAAGCAAGTATGCGGATATCCTTCGCCGTCTCACCGCCATGGCCAGGAGCACGGTGAGAGACGTGGACCCTCAAGATGATCTCATCGTGATGCGCATGAGCACTAAGAATCAAGAAGTTATGGTTGCGCAAG AGAACTCCTATCATCTTATTCTGGTCCAGAGATTAGAGCGATCCCGTGTATGA
- the LOC133156912 gene encoding dynein light chain roadblock-type 2-like isoform X2 yields MVWSAEVEETLQRIEANGSVMGVIVVNADGLPIRSSFESSKASKYADILRRLTAMARSTVRDVDPQDDLIVMRMSTKNQEVMVAQENSYHLILVQRLERSRV; encoded by the exons ATGGTATGGTCG GCTGAAGTTGAGGAAACCCTCCAGAGAATTGAAGCTAATGGAAGTGTAATGGGTGTGATAGTTGTCAATGCAGATG GTCTTCCAATCCGATCGTCGTTTGAAAGCTCCAAGGCAAGCAAGTATGCGGATATCCTTCGCCGTCTCACCGCCATGGCCAGGAGCACGGTGAGAGACGTGGACCCTCAAGATGATCTCATCGTGATGCGCATGAGCACTAAGAATCAAGAAGTTATGGTTGCGCAAG AGAACTCCTATCATCTTATTCTGGTCCAGAGATTAGAGCGATCCCGTGTATGA